AACACACTCTTTAAGGCAAAGCGTTTTTCTGACGATATATTTCAGCTTAACAGGATTAGTGGTGGATGCACTCTCAGTCTTGTGCTTGCTCTCTCTCAAGCCACTGACAGCAGCCCTCCTTTCCCGCTCGGAGTGCTTGGTTGGAAGGGTACTTCTATCGACGTTGTCGATGCAGCCAAACCACATTTTTCCACACAACAGGAAAGGAGCACTGTCTGCGTACATAGCTTCCTGCTTACTCTCGCTGCTGGTGAAAGCTTCTTTCTCCTTCCTTACTGCTGCGGAAGCCGATGTCCGGATGGTTATGATCTTACAGTTTTCTGCAAGGAGAGCTTTACGCAGAGCAGAGTGAAAACGGCCTCTGTGCTACGATGTACAAAGACCTGATGATGCTGCATCTTCAGGGTCGTACAAGCAAACCAACCAACCGAGAATAAGAATAAAAAAAGAAGACCCTCAGAATCATATttcgccaccgcagcccttGCAGCGGAATTCCACTCAACCATGAGtaatgtttttttttcccaAGCGCATCCATCCCAACGGGGGAATTCACGACCTCACTTTCAAAGTGTTTCGCGTTGCAAATACTGCATTGGCGATAGAGAGATGGTGACTACTATGAAATAAACCCTGTGCTACTTCTCTTACCGcactctctttttttttgcttctgAGTTGGGTctttattattattattattattattcCCAGCCCTTCATTTTTCTCTCGCGAGGTTTGAGGTGCTTCTCTCGACGAAACACCGTCTCAGGAGTGATTCTTCAATTCTCACTCCCTCCTTGCTCTCGGTAGCCAATGCCTCACAAGCGACACTTCGATCAAACCAGCCGAGTGGGGTCATGGATTTCGCTAGGAACAGATGCTCTTCTTCGCTTTTCGGAGCTGGAGGACTACTCCAACCCACTTCCATTCAAGTTCGATAATTCTTTGGTGGCGCACAGCGGATGCGGTGGGCTCGTTGCTCTTTTTTCGCCTAGGGCTTGTAATTTTTCAACAAACGAGAACTCTATCTTCCTCTTCCATCTCGCTGGAACCCCTTTGCAGAAGCACACCCGTATTCACTTGAAGGCGATTGAAAGCGTCGTCTACATGACATGGAACAAGGCAGCTGATCACCTGATAGTAGTTTTGAATACAGGGTTCGTCCACTTTTACAACTATTGCGgtgcaacggcagcgacatCTTTGCCGATGGAAATACCGGTTGTCTGTACATCTTGCGACAACGGGTTTGTTGCACTGGTTGACACCGCAACTGAAGCGAAGCTTGTACTTGTGCACCTTGGGCCACAAAAGGAGTACTCAGTGCGGGAGCTCTCTTTGCCGCAGAGCATTCGCCAGTTCATGAGGACAATCGCACTCGTCGCCCTTGACGAAAGCGCTGACAAAAGACACACAACAGAGGTGTTTCTTTCGTATTCACCGTGGTCCTCGAACTCATTCATTTGTCGGTGCATTTTCGGCGCCTCGAACTCGTCTTTCTTAGAGCTCGATGTGCCAGTCGAGGGAGGGCGCGTTCTGGAGATGTGCCGCTCGCCCACcggccgcgccgtcgcgttTATGATGCTAGATGGGTCGGTATACTCGACGAATAGCGGATTCTCTGAGGTTTCTCTGCTTAGGCGTACTGACACGACTCCGGAAAGTTTTGTGCAGATGACGTGGTGTGGAAACCATTGTGTTGCATATCTACAACGAATGCAGTACGGCAGCGCGTCGGGTGAGGGTGAATGTGAGGAATACTCCTGCTCACTATTCTTGATGAACGTCGACGAACCTGACAACAGTGACTGCATCTCTGACTTACCGTTTGATGGTTGTCTTCTTCCTGAGAAGGACGGTGTTTGGGTGCTCTCTAGAGAGTCGTTATATTTCTTACAGATTGCCCCGCTTGCCGTCCAGCGCGTTTTTTCTGTCGGTTCGCGGGCCGCTGGGGCGATGCTTGTGGCAACTTACGATGAGTTTATGACCGGAGATGCGTCTGCCGTGCGAATGCTACGGAATCTTGAGCACACCTCAGGCGCGCTGGTGGAAGCGGTCGCTGActgcgttgctgcagcgggCTTCGAGTTTGACGCGGCGCAACAGAAGCGGCTGTTGAGAATCGCCGCATTTGGCCGAACGTTTTGTTCCCTCTGTGATTCAAGCTCATTCATGGCCATGTCGAAGCGACTGCGTGTGCGCAATCATCTTCGTCTCGAGCCGCTGGGCATGATAGTGACTGACCAGGAGCTCGCCGACCTCGGCGAGGTGCGCCTTCTACAGCGTCTTACAATGTGTAGTGAACATCAGCTAGCCTTTTGTGTGGCAGAAGCTCTTGGGTCAGATTTGAAGCCAGTGATGCTGGACTGGGCGATGTGCAGGCTGGCGCGTGTCTCTGTTCACAGCAAGGATGAGGAGCGGGAGGTCGCGAAGCAAATAGTCAAGAAGCTGAAGGCGTGTAGATTCACTGCATTCGCAGAGTTGGCACAGCAGGCTAAGGTcgccggccgcggcgccgccgcggtggtaCTGCTGGATGCAGAGGTGAATCCGTCTCAGCAAGTGCCGATGCTGCTCAGCATAGGCGAGCCTGACATGGCCTTGAAGCGCGCCATTCAAGCCGCTAACGCAGATCTGGTGTTCACTGTCATGGTTCACATGatccgcagccgcggctCCGCTGCGCTTGCCACCTTGACATCGCACAAAATTTCGTGCGATCTGCTGCTGCAATACGTGGGGGTGTGCGAAGGCAATCAGCAGCTCATGGCGGAGTACTTCAACAAACACCCACGGGTTCAGGCCTACTTCCATCTGCGCAGCTACTTTCGCGAGGAAACACGACTGGGACACGCGCTGTCGCAGTCGATGGAAAGCGGAAATTGGGAAATGCTACAAGAATGCAAAGGCGTGGACATCCAGGCTGCTATTGTCTCGACCAAAAAGGCTGTAGAGCAGAGCCCACGCCCGCAGTCGACCACCACGGCCGTTTCTCCGATCGTCGGTGGCGGGATTGCGTTCCCAGCTTCCATGATCGATGAGCGCTTTTtgcagctgcagagcagCCTCCTCGACGAGCAGACTCAGCTTATGAACGAGTACAAGGACTACCGCTTCCTGCaggccagcgccgccgacacgATCCGCTACGCCCTCGAGCATGGACGCACTTctgtcgcgcagcggctgaaGAATGCGTTTTGTGTACCAGAGAAGATGTTCCAGCGGTGCATGCTCAGTGCCTACTTGTGCACTAGTCAGTGGGACCTCATTGACGACATGAGCGGCATCTCGTCCAACAAGaagacgctgctggacggcgaGGCTTTTGTCACCGCCTTGCTCTCCTACAAGCGCCCGCAGCAGGCAAAACAGTATATTTCGCGTATTCCAAAGATCGAGACGCGGATGGAATACTACGTGCTCTGCAGCGACTGGTTCGGTGCAGGTGCCGACTGCAAGCGGAGCAACGACCCCGATTTGCTAGCGCAGCTGAAGGACCGCGCCAAAGGGAATCCAGATGCACTGCGTCAGATCGAAGAGGGCTGGAACACACTGCCCCACACGTCAGGCATCAGCTTTCCCAAGTTCTTTTAGCATCACGTCTTTACACGGAAGCGAGCAGAAATGGCAGACAACTTCCTCCTCCGGGTACCACGACTATCGACTcctctttctgtttttcCATCTCTTCCTTTGCAAGGTGACCTCGAGTGCATTTCGTTGCTGCTAACAAAAAAGCTCTAGCGATGCGCCGGCGACGTGCTGTATTTGCTATATCTTCATCACAGGAGTGGCATTTCTGGCCTGTGGTGCGCCGCAACAGAGACAGTTTCCTGTGTCATGTTCATCTCCCAGCAGAGGTTGCGTTGCGATTCTCGTTGGGCAAGGTAGGGCGCCGGCATATGCATAGGGGGTGGGTTGTGCACGTCGTGTGTTGTTGTCGTCCTTCGTTCTCCCGTGCCATCGACCGGGAGtgaacgaaaaaaaacgaggCACCAAGTGGAGGTGCAGGCTTGCcgcgttttttttcgttACTCTTCCCAAAGCGCACGCGAACCGCGTTGCTATCTCTCTTAGCCATCACGTGTCCTAGGTGTGTTGAACAACAAGTTCGCGAGGCTTGCATGTGGGGCTTTCTTTTGATCATGCAATCATGTCCACTGTCCACCACACACTCCAGCTCTCTTCTATTTCCGTCCTCGTCTGTTTCGCCCTCTCCGTGGGCCTCTGGTACCCCCCAATAAAGCTGTACGAACTCCTCATGCATAGGCGAGGACGGGTGAAACAAACCACGCAAACAGGATCGAGTTAAAAAGGCACAGCTGTACgcctctttcctctccttttctccCCCATTCGTGTTCTTGCAGCTACAAAAGACTCTGCTTCATACACATTCAGTGAGGGTGACCAGCTGTCGGGCGCACACTCtgtcagagagagagagagagagatccAAATTATCCGCCGTTGTCTGCCGTTCTCGCGCCCTGGACATTGTGTTCCTTTTGCTCAGTCATATCCTTACCAGTCATAATAGAACACCATGATCACCAAGGCCGAAGCTTCCCAATGGAGGCTGAGCGACTTGGAGATGCGTGAGACGGTCGGCACCGGCACTTTCGGCCGAGTACGCTTGGTGAAGCACAAAGGAACAGGCCAGTACGCGGCCCTCAAGATCCTGAAGAAGCAGGAGATTCTCCGAATGAAGCAGGTCGACCACGTGATGGCGGAGGCAAGTCTTCTCCAGGAGATCGACCACCCTTTTATTGTGAGCATGCTGCGGGGATACATGGACAAGAACCGGCTGTACATTCTCCTCGAGTACGTGGTAGGCGGCGAGCTGTTTTCGCATCTCCGCAAGGCCGGCAAGTTCCCTAATGATGTCTCGAAGTTCTACTGCGCCGAGGTGATCCTAGCATTTGACTACCTGCACAACAAGACGATCGTTTACCGTGATCTGAAGCCGGAGAACATTCTCCTCGACCAGGACGGCAACATAAAGATCACGGATTTCGGATTCGCGAAGCGCGTGACGGAGCGTACGTTTACGCTTTGTGGCACACCCGAGTACCTAGCACCCGAGATCATTCAGAGCAAGGGGCACAACAAGGCTGTCGACTGGTGGGCGCTCGGCATCCTGCTGTACGAAATGCTGGTTGGCTATCCGCCGTTCTTCGACGACAGCCCAATGAAGATCTACGAGAAGATCCTTGTGGGCAAGGTGCTGTTCCCACGATGGGTAGACTCGAAGGCCCGAGACTTCATCAAGGGCCTTCTATCCCTCGATCCCACGAAGCGCCTCGGCAATTTGCCCAACGGCACGGAGGACATCAAGAACCACAAGTACTTTGCGGAAGTGGACTGGAATGTAGTGCTGTCCAAGAAGATTCCCGCGCCAATCCCAGTGCGGCAACACAAGGAGGGCGATACCCACTACTTCGACAAGTACCCCGACAGCCCACTCAACCCTTTGCGCACTTTGACTCCAGCACAGCAGGACTGCTTCGCCAACTTCTGCAACGGCCAGTATACGGACGAGTAGCATCCCGTTTCTGCCTCCAAGGTTATGAAGTGCGGAGGGGGGGAGCGACGAGCACGTGTAGACCTTTCTCACACGCTTAGTTGTGTttcccgcctcctccttaGCGGCGTTGGTGCGCGCGACCGCGACACGGATGCCGCTAAGCATCTCCCCTAAGCCTTCGGGGAAGTCGCTTTGCCTGCACGTTCCTTTGCAACCGCCGTTGCTCTGTCTTCATGTTCAGACTGTTtattttttctttgttttgtgcCCTTTCCACGCTCGATGCGTTTTCGGCAGACGCGCAGTGGAGAGGGTGTAGTGCGTGCGGGTCGCACGGCGATTTCTCTCCTTCACGATGTATGTATAGGCGTTTCAGAGCTCTTAAGTGTAATGTTGACGAACGCGCAAGCACAATGTATTATAaaagacacatacacaaagAGAGGTTATTGTGGATTGTGATCTCGAAGGGTTGGCGTCGGGGTCGATGGTATTTTTagttttttgtttttctgcCTTTCCTTCGAAGTCGGCTCTGATTCCTTTTAGGCAGGCAAGTAGGCGGGATGCTGCGTTCTCAATGATCCATGTACGCGCAACGCAAAGCCAGTAGAGGGATCGATACCATGGCTTTCGTCCGCTGATCTTTACACAGTCTCCCTTTTTGTTTCTCCGGCGACCTTCCCACCTTTCATGTGTGCCCCCTTTTTCACTTTCTTTTGATGAGAAGGAGCTTTCCTCTGAGCCCTCTTTCACCTTTCCTGTttccctccgctgccgctggatGAAaggtctgtgtgtctgttcGTGATGGCAAGAGGAAAGGAGCACAAGATGCGGAAAAGGGCAGAGTTGGATGTGACGGGCAGTGAAAAGACGTGagaggccgctgccgcagctttTGCTCTCGACGATGTAGCTGTAGCCACGTTGATGGATATCTTGTAGAGCGGCTATATAAGTCAAACgctggaggggggggggaactGATGGGGctgcctctctgtctccaCTTTTGGACCTTGCTTCTCCTGATTTCATCCCTCCTGGAATCAACTTGGAATTGACACACATCAACATACTCATTTGATTTTAGGTGCTGCCCTTCTCCTGtgtcctctctcctccacaaATGATTATAAAAAATAAGGCGTGCCTGTTGTCATCAGAAAAACGAACGGAAAAAAGGAAATCCACATCAATGCACACTCTCGAGACTGCGGGAGTGAGTTTATGTGTGTCGCGCATAGAACAGGTCTTGTACCCGCTGCCTTGTATAGCTTTCGGTAAATATGTACATTATTCGTGTGTTGCCTTGGCTCTTCTTCTACCCTCCTGTGTCTCTTTTTATTtgtttcgctctctcttcttctttcgATGGACGTTAAAACGGCCATTTTGTTTTTCGCTCTGTCCCTCTTTTTcgactctttttttttgcataTTTGCTCAGGTTGCTATCTCCTCTGATccgcagctctctctctctctctctctctcttttccgcTTTCCTCGCATTCCTCCTCTCACcctctgtctttctctccgtctccccTTTGAGCTGATTTAACGGTGGTGTCTGGATGTCCCCCTCTTTTTGCGCATGTTTGCCGATTCCATCATGTCTTTCAGCTCGTTGTGTTGCTCCCcatttctctctttttttttttgcgatTCACCCACCGTGTATGCATGAGTGCGAAGAGTCCATGATGCTGAGAGATGGCGATTAGCTCCCTTCCTGTTCTCTTTCTATCTTCCCAGGGtgcaaaagaaaacgaaaggagAGCgtgaaaaaaagagaggagggggtggggggtggggcaaCTCAAAGCGCCAACACGAAAAACGAACCGTGTTGAAGCGCTTTGACTAATACAAGAACGGAtagtggaggaggggaaaaCGCGGAGCTGACATTGTACACCAAAAAACGGTTCGTACCTGATAAGGAAAGGCAAGAAAAGCAGAGAACAAAAGGTGGTCGCATATAGGCAAGCACGAAGGAAGTGAGTTCACAAGAGACAAAGCAAGGGAAATCTGCTGGTGTTTTTACGTGAGAAGCAGGCCGCCGATTGGTAGATATTCTCCCATCTCCCgtctcccctcttcttctttcaTGTAGTACATGTGACGATTACGTGTGGAATGCCTGCGAGGAGACCGAACACAGAAGAGacgaggaaaaaaaaggaagcaGTGAGGGGGGGGCTCATGTTCTTAGTGAGAGATGTGCAAAGCATTAGGCGTGCAATGAATGTGTACTGTGGGGCGTGTGCTTTCCCACAATTCCCCCTTCTTCGTTTGCTTCATCTTTGGCGTAAAGAGGCGCCGCTTTCGAAATAAGAATGTTGTGATGTTCTTGTTTccttttgtgtttttgtCCGTTTCTTTGTttgctttcctttttcgCAGAGGTAACAGACCACATTCTTACATTCCCTCATACACACAGCTACACCCACGTTAATAGCCCGAGTGCGCCGTTTCGTTTTACATTCTATGTGTCATCATTGAAAGCTACCTCTCTCAGACAATCAAAAGAAAAGTACGTCTTGAACATCAAGGACCCTCATGAGGTGTTCGTGGCTACCGCCCTGCCAGCAAGTACCGGAGGCGCCggctcgttttctttttgttgcCTTTTCCAAGCAACTGACGGGACACGTTTCAGTGCATGCGCATTACCACGATGCTTACGGTGAAGCACGACCGTGCACATTCACTCAAGGTATTGTGAGCGCGAACAAGCAAATCCCAAAACAAGCCGCCTGCGTATGTCTCTGCAGTTTCCCATGTGCAAATCTACCTGTCTTCGACTCTGCCGccatccttctctctttcctaactctgtttctctttctctgcaACAGAGCTGAAGTCTGACGCGCTTCTcgttctttcgttttttttcctcttcccccttttttttgcagCTTCTCCCCAACACGGTTGGTCGACCGCTCCAGAAAATAACAGCAAGAGGCGAAACAGTAAACGAacaccccacccacccacccactcaccaAACAG
This DNA window, taken from Leishmania major strain Friedlin complete genome, chromosome 18, encodes the following:
- a CDS encoding putative vacuolar protein sorting complex subunit, which encodes MTWNKAADHLIVVLNTGFVHFYNYCGATAATSLPMEIPVVCTSCDNGFVALVDTATEAKLVLVHLGPQKEYSVRELSLPQSIRQFMRTIALVALDESADKRHTTEVFLSYSPWSSNSFICRCIFGASNSSFLELDVPVEGGRVLEMCRSPTGRAVAFMMLDGSVYSTNSGFSEVSLLRRTDTTPESFVQMTWCGNHCVAYLQRMQYGSASGEGECEEYSCSLFLMNVDEPDNSDCISDLPFDGCLLPEKDGVWVLSRESLYFLQIAPLAVQRVFSVGSRAAGAMLVATYDEFMTGDASAVRMLRNLEHTSGALVEAVADCVAAAGFEFDAAQQKRLLRIAAFGRTFCSLCDSSSFMAMSKRLRVRNHLRLEPLGMIVTDQELADLGEVRLLQRLTMCSEHQLAFCVAEALGSDLKPVMLDWAMCRLARVSVHSKDEEREVAKQIVKKLKACRFTAFAELAQQAKVAGRGAAAVVLLDAEVNPSQQVPMLLSIGEPDMALKRAIQAANADLVFTVMVHMIRSRGSAALATLTSHKISCDLLLQYVGVCEGNQQLMAEYFNKHPRVQAYFHLRSYFREETRLGHALSQSMESGNWEMLQECKGVDIQAAIVSTKKAVEQSPRPQSTTTAVSPIVGGGIAFPASMIDERFLQLQSSLLDEQTQLMNEYKDYRFLQASAADTIRYALEHGRTSVAQRLKNAFCVPEKMFQRCMLSAYLCTSQWDLIDDMSGISSNKKTLLDGEAFVTALLSYKRPQQAKQYISRIPKIETRMEYYVLCSDWFGAGADCKRSNDPDLLAQLKDRAKGNPDALRQIEEGWNTLPHTSGISFPKFF
- the PKAC1 gene encoding protein kinase A catalytic subunit, whose translation is MITKAEASQWRLSDLEMRETVGTGTFGRVRLVKHKGTGQYAALKILKKQEILRMKQVDHVMAEASLLQEIDHPFIVSMLRGYMDKNRLYILLEYVVGGELFSHLRKAGKFPNDVSKFYCAEVILAFDYLHNKTIVYRDLKPENILLDQDGNIKITDFGFAKRVTERTFTLCGTPEYLAPEIIQSKGHNKAVDWWALGILLYEMLVGYPPFFDDSPMKIYEKILVGKVLFPRWVDSKARDFIKGLLSLDPTKRLGNLPNGTEDIKNHKYFAEVDWNVVLSKKIPAPIPVRQHKEGDTHYFDKYPDSPLNPLRTLTPAQQDCFANFCNGQYTDE